One Carbonactinospora thermoautotrophica genomic window, ATTGCCTGATTTCTCCGACCCCCGCGGTCGGGCGTGTCGCCGCTGTGACCATACGAGGCCCTGAGCTTCGCACAGAGGGGGCTCCTCGCGGGGAACGGAGGAACCAGGCGGACGCCCTTCCAGGCTCAACAGATCGAGCCTGGTCGGACCACGGGCGGCTGAGTTGTGTTTGGACACATCCCAGCCGCCCGACAGCAACTGGTCCATTATGCCGCAGACAGCGCGGCTTTGGCCAATCGAGAGGCTGCCCGGCGGGACGCCGGGCAGGACCTCACTTGAGGATCTTGGTGACGCGACCGGCGCCGACGGTACGGCCACCCTCACGGATCGCGAAGCGGAGACCCTCCTCCATCGCGATCGGCTGGATGAGCTCGACCCGCATCTCGGTGTTGTCACCCGGCATGACCATCTCGGTGCCCTCGGGCAGGTGCACCACGCCGGTCACGTCCGTGGTCCGGAAGTAGAACTGCGGGCGGTAGTTGTTGAAGAACGGCGTGTGCCGACCACCCTCGTCCTTGGACAGGACGTAGACCTGGGCCTCGAACTCGGTGTGCGGGGTGACCGAACCCGGCTTGCAGACGACCATGCCGCGCTCGACGTCCTCGCGCTTGGTGCCGCGGAGCAGCAGACCGACGTTCTCACCGGCCTGGCCCTCGTCCAGCAGCTTGCGGAACATCTCGATGCCGGTCACGACCGTCTTCTGCGACTTCTCGCGGATGCCGATGATCTCGACTTCCTCGTTCAGCTTGATCACGCCACGCTCGATACGGCCGGTGACGACCGTACCGCGACCGGTGATCGTGAAGACGTCCTCGATCGGCATCAGGAACGGCTTGTCGACGTCCCGCACCGGGGTCGGGATGTTCTCGTCGACCGCGTTCAGCAGCTCCATGATCTTCTCGGCCCACTCGGGGTCACCCTCGAGCGCCTTCAGGGCGGAGACACGGACGACGGGAACATCGTCACCCGGGAACTCGTACTCGTTGAGGAGCTCCCGCACCTCGAGCTCGACCAGCTCCAGGATCTCCTCGTCGTCGACCATGTCGGCCTTGTTCAGGGCCACGACGATGTAGGGCACGCCGACCTGGCGGGCCAGCAGGACGTGCTCCTTCGTCTGCGGCATGGGGCCGTCGGTCGCAGCGACCACCAGGATCGCGCCGTCCATCTGGGCGGCACCGGTGATCATGTTCTTGATGTAGTCCGCGTGACCCGGGCAGTCAACGTGCGCGTAGTGGCGCTTCTCGGTCTGGTACTCGACGTGCGCGATCGAGATGGTGATACCGCGCTGCCGCTCCTCCGGCGCCTTGTCGATCTGATCGAACGGCGTGAAGGGGTTGACGTCCGGGTACTTGTCGTGCAGCACCTTCGTGATCGCCGCGGTCAGGGTCGTCTTCCCGTGGTCGATGTGGCCGATGGTGCCGATGTTGACGTGCGGCTTAGTGCGCTCGAACTTCGCCTTAGCCACTTTGGGGGGTCCTCCTGTGGACTGGTGCTTAACGCCGTACGACGTTTGGCGATTCGGGATTGGTGACTCCGGTCAGGACCGGGGTGGGACGGTGGCCGGCTCGTGGCTGGTCACTCGCCCCGAGCCTTCTTGATGATTTCGTCCGCGACGTTCTTCGGAACCTCCGCGTACGAGTGGAACTGCATGGTGTAGGAGGCTCGACCCTGCGTCTTGCTCCGAAGGTCACCGACGTACCCGAACATCTCCGACAGCGGGACCAGCGCCTTGACGACGCGGGCGCCCGCACGCTCCTCCATAGCCTGGATCTGGCCACGGCGGGAGTTGAGGTCGCCGATGACTTCGCCCATGTAGTCCTCGGGCGTGGTCACCTCGACGGCCATCATGGGTTCGAGCAGCACCGGGTCCGCCCGCCGCGCGGCCTCCTTGAACGCCATGGAACCGGCGATCTTGAAGGCCATCTCGGAGGAGTCGACCTCGTGGTACGCGCCATCCTGGAGCGTGACCTTGACGTCGACCAGCGGGTAGCCGGCGAGCACGCCGAACTCCATGGCCTCCTGGCAACCGGCGTCGACCGCGGGGATGTACTCCTTCGGGATGCGACCACCGGTGATGTTGTTGACGAACTCGTAGCCGCCGTCACCGCCGCCTGTGGGCTCGATGTCGATGACCACCCGGGCGAACTGGCCGGCGCCACCCGTCTGCTTCTTGTGGGTGTACTCGACCTTCTCGACCTTCTTGCGGATGGTCTCCCGGTAGGCGACCTGCGGCTTGCCGATGTTCGCCTCGACCTTGAACTCGCGCTTCATGCGGTCGACCAGCACCTCGAGGTGCAGCTCGCCCATGCCCGAGATGACGGTCTGCCCGGTCTCCTCGTCGGTCCGCACCTGGAAGGTCGGGTCCTCCTCAGCGAGCCGCTGGATGGCGGTGGCCAGCTTGTCCTGGTCCGCCTTCGACTTCGGCTCGATGGCGACCGAGATGACCGGCGCCGGGAAGTTCATCGACTCGAGGATGATGGGCGCCTCGGGACCGCAGAGCGTGTCACCGGTCGTGGTGTCCTTCAGACCCATGACGGCGACGATCTGGCCGGCCGACGCGAGCGAGATCTCCTCCCGCTTGTTCGCGTGCATCCGGTAGACCTTGCCGATCCGCTCCTTGCGGCCCTTGGTGCTGTTGAGCACCTGGGCGCCGGGCGTGAGCGTGCCGGAGTACACCCGCACGTAGGTGAGCTTGCCCAGGTGCGGGTCACTCATGATCTTGAACGCCAGCGCCGACAGCGGTGCCTTCGGGTCCGGCTCGCGCTCGAGGATCTCGTCCTCGTTGCCGACCGCGTGGCCCTCGACGTTGCCGATGTCCAGCGGCGAGGGCAGGTACCGCACGACCGCGTCCAGCATCGGCTGCACGCCCTTGTTCTTGAACGCGGAGCCGCACAGGACCGGGGTCAGCTTCAGGGCGATCGTGGCGCGACGGATGGCCTGGATGATCTGCTCCTCGGAAGGCTCCTCACCCTCCAGGTACAGCTCCATGATCTCGTCGTCGGCCTCGGCCAGAGTCTCGATCAGCCGGTCACGCCACTCGCGGGCGGCTTCGGCGTGGGTCGCCGGGATGTCGAGGACGTCGTACTTCTCGCCCTTGTCGTCGCCCTGCCAGATCAGCGCCTTCTGCGCGATCAGGTCGATGACGCCCTTGAAGTCCGCCTCGGCGCCGACTGGGATCTGGACCGGGAGCGGCGTGGCGTTCAGCCGGTTCTGGATCATCTCCACGCAGCGGTGGAACTCCGCGCCCACCCGGTCCATCTTGTTGACGAAGCAGATCCGGGGGACGCGGTACCGGTCGGCCTGGCGCCACACGGTCTCGGACTGCGGCTCCACGCCTGCGACGCCGTCGAACACCGCGACCGCGCCGTCCAGCACGCGCAGCGACCGCTCCACCTCGACGGTGAAGTCCACGTGGCCGGGCGTGTCGATGATGTTGATCGTGTACCCGTCCCACTGGCAGGTCGTCGCGGCCGAGGTGATGGTGATGCCGCGCTCCTGCTCCTGCTCCATCCAGTCCATGGTGGCCGCGCCCTCATGGACTTCACCGATCTTGTAGTTGATCCCGGTGTAGTACAGGATCCGCTCGGTGGTCGTCGTCTTGCCCGCGTCGATGTGGGCCATGATCCCGATATTGCGGACCTTGGCCAGGTCAACAGCGGTGAGGTCGGTAGCCATCTGGCTTGTCTTCTCTCTCGATGTCGTAGCTACGGGCGGCGACTACCAGCGGTAGTGGGCGAAGGCCTTGTTCGACTCCGCCATCTTGTGGGTGTCCTCGCGGCGCTTGACGCTCGCGCCCAGGCCGTTGCTGGCGTCGAGCAGCTCGTTCATCAGCCGCTCGGTCATGGTCTTCTCGCGACGCTGCCGCGCGTACTGCACGATCCAACGCAGAGCCAGCGTGGTCGACCGACCAGCCCGGACCTCGACCGGCACCTGGTAGGTGGCGCCGCCGACACGGCGGCTGCGGACCTCCAGGGTCGGCTTCACGTTGTCCAGCGCCCGCTTGAGCGTGATGACCGGGTCGGTACCGGTCTTCTCCCGGCAACCCTCGAGGGCGCCGTACACGATCCGCTCCGCCACCGAACGCTTGCCGTTCAGCAGGACCTTGTTGATCAGCGCGGTGACCAGTGGAGAGTGGTAGACCGGGTCGACGCGGACCGGTCGCTTCGGGGCAGGGCCCTTGCGGGGCATCAGCTCTTCTCCTTCTTCGCGCCGTAGCGGCTGCGGGCCTGCTTACGGTTCTTCACGCCCTGCGTGTCCAGGGACCCGCGGATGATCTTGTAACGCACGCCGGGCAGGTCCTTCACACGGCCGCCGCGGACGAGAACGATCGAGTGCTCCTGCAGGTTGTGACCGATACCCGGAATGTAGGCCGTGACCTCGATGCCGTTGGTCAGGCGGACACGGGCCACCTTCCGCAGGGCCGAGTTCGGCTTCTTGGGAGTGGTCGTGTAGACGCGCGTGCAGACACCTCGACGCTGCGGGCTCCCCTTGAGCGCCGGGGTCTTGTTCTTTGTGATCTTGTCCTGCCGGCCCTTCCGGACCAGCTGCTGGATCGTCGGCACTCGCGTCTCCGTCTTCCTCTGATCTGTGCTGGCTAACTGGGTTCAGACCGGGTGGTTTCACCCGGCTTGTCCGACCCCCGAGGTCGGGTGTGTCGCCCGGCCCTTCCACGGCGCGACCGCTGCCGAATCGGCCGGGGATCGGGAGAGCTCCCGCGGTAGGACCGGCGCTCGGCTAGCAGGCGGCGTACCGGGGCACGCAGGAGCCGCCCAGGGAACCCCCTGGGCACAGAGGAAGAGAGTAATCCTCCCGAAGCGCCCAGGTCAAAACGGTTCGCCTTGAGGCGAGTAAGCAAGGGCGCGTCCGCCGTAACCTACTCGACTCGAGACTCGTCTATTGTCCACGTCGCCCGCGCTGGCTGCCAAATCGGATACGCCGAACCGGACCATACCGACAGCGGGGCACGTGGCCGGAGAGCCAGCCGGCCACGGACCCGGCGACACTCGCGAGCCCCGTCAAGAGCCGATCGCCGCCGGTACGTGCCGTCCACGGCACCCACTTGGTTCGGGCTCCTCCGGCCGCTCGCCGGACGGCCCCGAGAGCGGGCCTGTTTCCTCGCTGCTCCCGTGGAAAGCGTCATGGGCTCCGCGCCGAGCGCGGAGCCCATGACACGAACTCGCCGAGGCTCAGCCCTGGTGGTAGGAGCCGAAGTCGTAGTCCTCCAGCGGGACGGCCTGACCGGAGCCGACGCCGAACGCGCCGTAGTCGGTCTCCTCGTACCCCGTCATGGAGTACATCGCGGCCTTCGCCTCCTCGGTGGGCTCCACCCGGATGTTCCGGTAACGCGGCAGGCCGGTACCGGCCGGGATGAGCTTGCCGATGATGACGTTCTCCTTCAGACCGACCAGCGGGTCCGACTTGGCGTGCATCGCCGCCTCGGTGAGCACCCGGGTGGTCTCCTGGAAGGAGGCCGCGGACAGCCACGACTCGGTCGCGAGCGAGGCCTTGGTGATGCCCATGAGGACCGGACGGCCGGAGGCCGGCTGGCCGCCCTCGGCCACCACGCGGCGGTTCTCCTCCTCGAACCGGGCTCGCTCCACCAGCTCACCCGGCAGCAGCTCGGAGTCGCCGGACTCGATGACCGTGACCCGCTTGAGCATCTGCCGAATGATGATCTCGATGTGCTTGTCGTGGATGGTCACACCCTGCGAGCGGTACACCTTCTGGACCTCGCGGACCAGGTGCAGCTGCACCTGGCGCTGGCCCATGATCCGCAGGATGTCGTGCGGGTTCACCGCACCCGCGACGAGCTGCTGACCGACCTCGACGTGCTGGCCCTCCTCGACCAGCAGGCGGACCCGCTTGCTGACCGGGTAGGCCTTCTCCTCCGACCCGTCGTCCGGGGTGATGACGATCTTCCGGGTCTTCTCCGTGTCCTCGATGCGGACCCGGCCGCTGACCTCGGAGATCGGCGCCACACCCTTGGGCTGGCGCGCCTCGAACAGCTCGACCACACGCGGCAGACCCTGGGTGATGTCCTCACCCGCGACACCACCGGTGTGGAAGGTACGCATCGTGAGCTGCGTACCCGGCTCGCCGATGGACTGGGCGGCGATGATGCCGACCGCCTCGCCGATGTCGACCAGCTTGCCGGTCGCCAGCGAACGGCCGTAGCACATCGCGCAGCAGCCCAGACGCGACTCGCAGGTCAGCACCGAGCGGATCTTGACCTGGCGCACGCCGTGCTCGATCAGCTCGCCGATGACCAGGTCACCCAGGTCCGAGCCGGCGCGGGCCAGCACCTCGCCGTCGACGACCACGTCCTCGGCCAGGGTGCGGGCGTACACGCTGGTCTCGACGTTCTCGTCGCGGACCAGCTTGCCGTCCGGCCCCTCGGTGGCGATGACCACCGGGATGCCGCGGTCGGTGCCGCAGTCCTCCTCCCGGATGATGACGTCCTGCGCGACGTCCACCAGACGCCGGGTGAGGTAACCGGAGTCGGCGGTACGCAGGGCGGTGTCGGCCAGACCCTTACGCGCGCCGTGCGTGGAGATGAAGTACTCCAGCACGGAGAGACCTTCGCGGAAGTTCGACTTGATCGGCCGCGGGATGGTCTCGTTCTTCGCGTTGGACACCAGCCCTCGCATGCCCGCGATCTGGCGCATCTGCATCATGTTCCCTCGGGCACCCGAGTCGACCATCATGAAGATCGGGTTGTGCTTCGGGAACCGCTTCTGCATCGCGTCGGCGATCTCGTTGGTCGCCTGGGTCCAGATCGCGATCAGCTCCTGACGACGCTCCTCGTCGGTGATCAGACCGCGCTCGTACTGCCGCTGGATCTTCTCCGCCTGAGCCTCGTGCCGCTCCAGGATCTCCGCCTTCTCCGGAGGCACGACGACGTCCTCGATGGAGATCGTCACACCGGACCGGGTCGCCCAGTGGAAACCCTGCTCCTTCAGGCCGTCCAGGGTCTGGGCGACCTGCACCTTCGGGTACCGCTCGGCCAGGTCGTTCACGATGGCCGACAGCTGCTTCTTGCTGACGTCGTAGTCGACGTACGGGTAGTCCGCGGGCAGGATCTCGTTGAACAGCGCCCGCCCCAGCGTGGTCTCCAGCGTGAACGGATCGCCGGGCTCCCAACCCTCCGGCGGGGTCCAGCCCCGCGGCGGGACGACCGAGCCCGGGAACCGGATCTTGATCCTGGCCTGCAGATCCAGCTCGCCGGCGTCGAAGGCCATGATCGCCTCGGCCGTCGAGGCGAAGGAGCGGCCCTCACCCTTGGCGCCCGGCCGGTCCTGGGTCAGGAAGAACAGGCCCAGCACCATGTCCTGGGTCGGCATGGTCACCGGGCGGCCGTCCGCCGGCTTCAGGATGTTGTTGCTGGACAGCATGAGGATGCGGGCCTCGGCCTGGGCCTCCGCCGACAGCGGCAGGTGCACGGCCATCTGGTCGCCGTCGAAGTCCGCGTTGAACGCGGTGCAGACCAGCGGGTGGATCTGGATGGCCTTGCCCTCGACCAGCTGCGGCTCGAACGCCTGGATACCGAGCCGGTGCAGGGTCGGCGCCCGGTTCAGCAGCACCGGGTGCTCGGCGATGACCTCTTCCAGCACGTCCCACACCACCGGGCGGGCGCGCTCGACCATGCGCTTGGCCGACTTGATGTTCTGCGCGTGGTTGAGGTCGACCAGCCGCTTCATGACGAAGGGCTTGAACAGCTCCAGCGCCATCTGCTTGGGCAGGCCGCACTGGTGCAGCTTCAGCTGCGGACCGACGACGATGACCGAGCGGCCGGAGTAGTCGACCCGCTTGCCGAGCAGGTTCTGGCGGAACCGGCCCTGCTTGCCCTTGAGCATGTCGGACAGCGACTTCAGCGGCCGGTTGCCCGGACCCGTCACCGGACGCCCGCGGCGGCCATTGTCGAACAGCGCGTCGACGGCCTCCTGCAGCATCCGCTTCTCGTTGTTGACGATGATCTCGGGCGCGCCCAGGTCGAGCAGCCGCTTCAGCCGGTTGTTCCGGTTGATGACCCGGCGGTACAGGTCGTTCAGGTCGGACGTGGCGAACCGGCCACCGTCGAGCTGGACCATCGGCCGCAGGTCCGGCGGGATGACCGGGATGCAGTCCAGAACCATGCCCATGGGCGAGTTCCGCGTGTTCAGGAACGCGGACACGACCTTGAGCCGCTTGAGCGCCCGGGTCTTCTTCTGCCCCTTGCCGGTCTTGATGATCTCCCGCAGCCGGGCCGCCTCGGCCTCCAGGTCGAAGGACTCCAGCCGCTTCTTGATCGCGGCGGCGCCCATGCCGCCCTCGAAGTACGAACCGAAGCGGTCCTTCATCTCCCGGTACAGGATCTCGTCACCCTCGAGGTCCTGCACCTTGAGGTTCTTGAAGCGGGTCCAGACCTCCTCGAGCCGGTCCAGCTCCTTCTGGGCCCGGTCGCGGATCTGCTTCATCTCCCGCTCGGCCTGCTCGCGGACCTTGCGGCGCGAGTCGCTCTTGGCGCCCTCGGCCTCCAACTGGGCGAGGTCCTCCTCGAGCTTCTTCTGCCGGGCCTCGATGTCCGCGTCGCGGCGCTGCTCGATCTGCTGCTTCTCGACCGAGATCTGCGCCTCCAGCGACGGCAGGTCGCGGGCGCGGCGCTCCTCGTCGACGTGCGTGATCATGTACGCCGCGAAGTAGATGACCTTCTCCAGGTCCTTCGGCGCGAGGTCCAGCAGGTAGCCCAGCCGGCTCGGCACGCCCTTGAAGTACCAGATGTGCGTGACCGGGGCGGCGAGCTCGATGTGGCCCATCCGCTCGCGGCGCACCTTGGCGCGCGTCACCTCGACGCCGCACCGCTCGCAGATGATGCCCTTGAACCGGACCCGCTTGTACTTACCGCAGTAGCATTCCCAGTCCCGGGTCGGGCCGAAGATCTTCTCGCAGAAGAGCCCGTCCTTCTCCGGCTTGAGGGTCCGGTAGTTGATCGTCTCGGGCTTCTTGACCTCTCCGTGCGACCACTGCCGGATGTCCTCGGCAGTCGCGAGACCAATCCGGAGCTCGTCGAAGAAGTTGACGTCGAGCACTGTGTCAATCCCTCAATTCAGGGTGTGGTGTCCTCATCCTGGTCCGCCGGACGGGCGGCTGGGCGGCCACCGGTGTGGCACCCGCCCAGCCGCTGTGCCGTCAGACCTCTTCGACGCTGCTCGGCTCCCGCCGGGACAGGTCGATACCGAGCTCCTCCGCGGCGCGGAAGACGTCCTCGTCGGTCTCACGCATCTCGATGGACATGCCGTCCTTGCTGAGCACCTCCACGTTGAGGCACAGGGACTGCATCTCCTTGATGAGGACCTTGAAGGACTCGGGGATACCGGGCTCGGGGATGTTCTCGCCCTTGACGATCGCCTCGTAGACCTTGACGCGGCCTAGGACGTCGTCGGACTTGATCGTCAACAGTTCCTGAAGCGCGTAGGCGGCACCGTACGCTTCAAGGGCCCACACCTCCATTTCACCGAAGCGCTGGCCGCCGAACTGCGCCTTACCACCCAGCGGCTGCTGGGTGATCATCGAGTACGGACCGGTCGACCGGGCGTGGATCTTGTCGTCGACCAGGTGCAGCAGCTTCAGGATGTAGATGTAACCGACCGCGATCGGGTGCGGGAACGGCTCGCCGGTACGGCCGTCGAACAACCGAGCCTTGCCGTTGCCGCCGACCAGCCGCTGACCGTCCCGGTTCGGCAGGGTGGACTCGAGCAGGCCGGTGATCTCCTCCTCGCGGGCGCCGTCGAAGACCGGGGTGGCCACGTTGGTGCCGGGCGGCGCCTCGGCCGCGCCGATCTCGCGCAGCCGGCGCTTCCACTCGGCGTCGTCGCCGTCGACCTTCCAGCCGCTCTTGGCGATCCACCCCAGGTGGGTCTCCAGGATCTGACCGAAGTTCATCCGGCTGGGCACGCCCAGGGGGTTGAGGACGATGTCCACGGGGGTGCCGTCCTCAAGGAACGGCATGTCCTCGACCGGGAGGATCTTCGCGATGACGCCCTTGTTGCCGTGACGGCCGGCGAGCTTGTCACCGTCGGTGATCTTCCGCTTCTGGGCCACGTACACCCGGACGAGCTGGTTCACGCCCGGAGGCAGCTCGTCGCCCTCCTCGCGGTCGAACACGCGCACGCCGATGACCTTGCCGGACTCACCGTGCGGCACCTTGAGGCTGGTGTCGCGGACCTCGCGGGCCTTCTCGCCGAAGATCGCCCGGAGCAGCCGCTCCTCCGGCGTCAGCTCGGTCTCACCCTTCGGGGTGACCTTGCCGACGAGGATGTCGCCCGGCACGACGTCGGCGCCGATGCGGATGATGCCACGCTCGTCGAGGTCGGCGAGGACATCCTCGGAGACGTTCGGGATATCCCGCGTGATCTCCTCCGGGCCAAGCTTGGTGTCGCGGGCGTCGACCTCGTGCTCCTCGATGTGGATCGAGGAGAGGATGTCCTCCTGCACCAGCCGCTGGGACAGAATGATCGCGTCCTCGTAGTTGTGGCCCTCCCACGGCATGAAGGCGACCAGCAGGTTCTTGCCGAGCGCCATCTCGCCGTTCTGGGTGCACGGGCCATCCGCGATGACCTGCCCCTCCTCGACGCGGTCGCCCTCGTCGACGATCGGCTTCTGGTTGAAGCACGTGCCCTGGTTCGAGCGACGGAACTTCTGAACCCGGTACGTGGTGTACGTGCCGTCGTCGTTCGCGACCGTGATGTAGTCGGCCGAGACTTCCTGCACGACACCGGACTTCTCGGCGACGATCACGTCGCCGGCGTCCACCGCGGCGCGGTACTCCTGGCCGGTGCCGACCAGCGGCGCCTCGGCCCGGAGCAGCGGCACCGCCTGGCGCATCATGTTCGAACCCATGAGCGCGCGGTTGGCGTCGTCGTGCTCGAGGAAGGGGATCATGGCCGTCGCCACCGACACCATCTGGCGCGGCGAGACGTCCATGTAGTCGACCTCGTCCGGGCTGATGTAGTCGATCTCACCACCCTTACGGCGCACCAGCACGCGGTCCTCGGCGAAGGTGCCGTCGGCGTTCAACGGCGCGTTCGCCTGCGCGATGACGTACCGGTCCTCCTCGTCCGCGGTCAGGTAGTCGATCTGGTCGGTGACCTTGCCGTTGACCACCTTGCGGTAGGGGGTCTCGACGAACCCGAACGCGTTGACCCGGGCGTACGTCGCGAGCGAGCCGATCAAGCCGATGTTCGGGCCTTCCGGCGTCTCGATCGGGCACATCCGGCCGTAGTGCGACGGGTGCACGTCCCGGACCTCGAAGCCGGCGCGCTCCCGGGACAGACCGCCAGGACCCAGGGCGGACAGACGCCGCTTGTGGGTCAGCCCCGACAGCGGGTTGGTCTGGTCCATGAACTGGGACAGCTGGCTGGTCCCGAAGAACTCCTTGATCGCGGCGACGACCGGCCGGATGTTGATCAGCGTCTGGGGCGTGATCGCCTCGACGTCCTGCGTGGTCATCCGCTCGCGGACGACCCGCTCCATCCGGGCCAGACCCGTGCGGATCTGGTTCTGGATCAGCTCACCGACCGTGCGCAGGCGCCGGTTGCCGAAGTGGTCGATGTCGTCCACCTCGACGATGGCGCGACCGGCCGGGGCCTCCATCTCGGTCTCGCCGGCGTGCAGCGCGACCAGGTACTTGATGGTCGCGACGATGTCGTCGATCGTCAGCACGCCCTGGTCCAGCGGCAGGTTCAGGCCGAGCTTGCGGTTGACCTTGTACCGGCCGACCTTGGCCAGGTCGTAGCGCTTCGGGTTGAAGTACAGGTTCTCCAGCAGCGTCTGCGCCGCTTCCCGCGTGGGCGGCTCGCCCGGACGCAGCTTGCGGTAGATGTCGAGCAGCGCGTCTTCCTGGCCGGACGTGTGGTCCTTCTCCAGGGTCGCCCGCATCGACTCGTACTCGCCGAACTCCTCGAGGATGCGTGCGTCGTCCCAGCCGAGGGCCTTGAGCAGGACAGTGACGTTCTGCTTGCGCTTGCGGTCGATGCGCACACCGACCGTGTCGCGCTTGTCGATCTCGAACTCGAGCCAGGCGCCCCGGGACGGGATGATCTTCGCGCTGAAGATGTCCTTGTCCGACGTCTTGTCGACCTGCTTGTCGAAGTAGACGCCGGGCGACCGCACGAGCTGCGAGACCACGACACGCTCGGTGCCGTTGATGATGAAGGTGCCCTTCGGCGTCATGAGCGGGAAGTCGCCCATGAAGA contains:
- the rpsL gene encoding 30S ribosomal protein S12; translation: MPTIQQLVRKGRQDKITKNKTPALKGSPQRRGVCTRVYTTTPKKPNSALRKVARVRLTNGIEVTAYIPGIGHNLQEHSIVLVRGGRVKDLPGVRYKIIRGSLDTQGVKNRKQARSRYGAKKEKS
- the tuf gene encoding elongation factor Tu, encoding MAKAKFERTKPHVNIGTIGHIDHGKTTLTAAITKVLHDKYPDVNPFTPFDQIDKAPEERQRGITISIAHVEYQTEKRHYAHVDCPGHADYIKNMITGAAQMDGAILVVAATDGPMPQTKEHVLLARQVGVPYIVVALNKADMVDDEEILELVELEVRELLNEYEFPGDDVPVVRVSALKALEGDPEWAEKIMELLNAVDENIPTPVRDVDKPFLMPIEDVFTITGRGTVVTGRIERGVIKLNEEVEIIGIREKSQKTVVTGIEMFRKLLDEGQAGENVGLLLRGTKREDVERGMVVCKPGSVTPHTEFEAQVYVLSKDEGGRHTPFFNNYRPQFYFRTTDVTGVVHLPEGTEMVMPGDNTEMRVELIQPIAMEEGLRFAIREGGRTVGAGRVTKILK
- the fusA gene encoding elongation factor G, producing the protein MATDLTAVDLAKVRNIGIMAHIDAGKTTTTERILYYTGINYKIGEVHEGAATMDWMEQEQERGITITSAATTCQWDGYTINIIDTPGHVDFTVEVERSLRVLDGAVAVFDGVAGVEPQSETVWRQADRYRVPRICFVNKMDRVGAEFHRCVEMIQNRLNATPLPVQIPVGAEADFKGVIDLIAQKALIWQGDDKGEKYDVLDIPATHAEAAREWRDRLIETLAEADDEIMELYLEGEEPSEEQIIQAIRRATIALKLTPVLCGSAFKNKGVQPMLDAVVRYLPSPLDIGNVEGHAVGNEDEILEREPDPKAPLSALAFKIMSDPHLGKLTYVRVYSGTLTPGAQVLNSTKGRKERIGKVYRMHANKREEISLASAGQIVAVMGLKDTTTGDTLCGPEAPIILESMNFPAPVISVAIEPKSKADQDKLATAIQRLAEEDPTFQVRTDEETGQTVISGMGELHLEVLVDRMKREFKVEANIGKPQVAYRETIRKKVEKVEYTHKKQTGGAGQFARVVIDIEPTGGGDGGYEFVNNITGGRIPKEYIPAVDAGCQEAMEFGVLAGYPLVDVKVTLQDGAYHEVDSSEMAFKIAGSMAFKEAARRADPVLLEPMMAVEVTTPEDYMGEVIGDLNSRRGQIQAMEERAGARVVKALVPLSEMFGYVGDLRSKTQGRASYTMQFHSYAEVPKNVADEIIKKARGE
- the rpsG gene encoding 30S ribosomal protein S7 encodes the protein MPRKGPAPKRPVRVDPVYHSPLVTALINKVLLNGKRSVAERIVYGALEGCREKTGTDPVITLKRALDNVKPTLEVRSRRVGGATYQVPVEVRAGRSTTLALRWIVQYARQRREKTMTERLMNELLDASNGLGASVKRREDTHKMAESNKAFAHYRW
- a CDS encoding DNA-directed RNA polymerase subunit beta'; translated protein: MLDVNFFDELRIGLATAEDIRQWSHGEVKKPETINYRTLKPEKDGLFCEKIFGPTRDWECYCGKYKRVRFKGIICERCGVEVTRAKVRRERMGHIELAAPVTHIWYFKGVPSRLGYLLDLAPKDLEKVIYFAAYMITHVDEERRARDLPSLEAQISVEKQQIEQRRDADIEARQKKLEEDLAQLEAEGAKSDSRRKVREQAEREMKQIRDRAQKELDRLEEVWTRFKNLKVQDLEGDEILYREMKDRFGSYFEGGMGAAAIKKRLESFDLEAEAARLREIIKTGKGQKKTRALKRLKVVSAFLNTRNSPMGMVLDCIPVIPPDLRPMVQLDGGRFATSDLNDLYRRVINRNNRLKRLLDLGAPEIIVNNEKRMLQEAVDALFDNGRRGRPVTGPGNRPLKSLSDMLKGKQGRFRQNLLGKRVDYSGRSVIVVGPQLKLHQCGLPKQMALELFKPFVMKRLVDLNHAQNIKSAKRMVERARPVVWDVLEEVIAEHPVLLNRAPTLHRLGIQAFEPQLVEGKAIQIHPLVCTAFNADFDGDQMAVHLPLSAEAQAEARILMLSSNNILKPADGRPVTMPTQDMVLGLFFLTQDRPGAKGEGRSFASTAEAIMAFDAGELDLQARIKIRFPGSVVPPRGWTPPEGWEPGDPFTLETTLGRALFNEILPADYPYVDYDVSKKQLSAIVNDLAERYPKVQVAQTLDGLKEQGFHWATRSGVTISIEDVVVPPEKAEILERHEAQAEKIQRQYERGLITDEERRQELIAIWTQATNEIADAMQKRFPKHNPIFMMVDSGARGNMMQMRQIAGMRGLVSNAKNETIPRPIKSNFREGLSVLEYFISTHGARKGLADTALRTADSGYLTRRLVDVAQDVIIREEDCGTDRGIPVVIATEGPDGKLVRDENVETSVYARTLAEDVVVDGEVLARAGSDLGDLVIGELIEHGVRQVKIRSVLTCESRLGCCAMCYGRSLATGKLVDIGEAVGIIAAQSIGEPGTQLTMRTFHTGGVAGEDITQGLPRVVELFEARQPKGVAPISEVSGRVRIEDTEKTRKIVITPDDGSEEKAYPVSKRVRLLVEEGQHVEVGQQLVAGAVNPHDILRIMGQRQVQLHLVREVQKVYRSQGVTIHDKHIEIIIRQMLKRVTVIESGDSELLPGELVERARFEEENRRVVAEGGQPASGRPVLMGITKASLATESWLSAASFQETTRVLTEAAMHAKSDPLVGLKENVIIGKLIPAGTGLPRYRNIRVEPTEEAKAAMYSMTGYEETDYGAFGVGSGQAVPLEDYDFGSYHQG